One window of the Cryptomeria japonica chromosome 7, Sugi_1.0, whole genome shotgun sequence genome contains the following:
- the LOC131028315 gene encoding uncharacterized protein LOC131028315, which translates to MAACVKSLLPLLLLVGMLGLLTVSASAEAVKVTFITEQHLNFTGELFIRGNSPSLANSVAATQTPGDIWVSTVTLTKGKPYQYNLKVLPRGYIFECTCNLFNKTEPTLQTELTVPEDYPLSIYPEIVTRYDCNFALCPRSSDGKTVQSIRQVVV; encoded by the exons atgGCTGCTTGTGTGAAATCCCTCCTCCCACTGCTCCTACTTGTTGGCATGCTCGGCCTTCTGACAGTCTCTGCTTCG GCTGAAGCTGTGAAGGTAACTTTTATAACCGAGCAACATCTGAACTTCACCGGAGAGCTGTTCATTAGGGGAAACAGTCCCTCACTGGCAAATTCTGTGGCCGCGACACAAACGCCTGGTGACATTTGGGTTTCTACTGTg ACATTAACCAAAGGAAAACCATACCAGTACAATTTGAAGGTGCTGCCTCGAGGGTACATCTTTGAATGCACCTGTAACCTCTTCAACAAAACGGAACCGACCTTGCAAACGGAGTTGACCGTGCCTGAAGATTATCCGTTGTCTATCTATCCGGAAATAGTGACCCGCTACGACTGTAACTTTGCGCTGTGCCCTCGCTCTAGCGACGGGAAGACGGTGCAGTCTATTCGCCAGGTTGTTGTATGA